One window of Candidatus Saccharimonadales bacterium genomic DNA carries:
- a CDS encoding glycosyl hydrolase family 28-related protein: protein MARLPDVGGDSGNWGTILNDFLEVSLNQDGTILPSALQSAGVITQETSAAGDLSGTYSNPAVTKINGVAITGTPSSGQVLTATNGSTAGWSTLVGTTDWINVKQYGATGNGTTDDSSAIASALAAASQGQTVYLPAGSYLFNASTLLTIGTTGLRISGDGPNATKIVIGPTFTGAEVISVTAGYCGIENLSIIGSSSTITNNPVADGILLQGGRNCRVSNVFFQYINGWCIESVATSVNAGFATMLRSLSGLNCAGGIHIQSNTNVGWGAQHFLSDINFQQIGAATGNSANLDVFRFQDCYDITAVNFNAAISDASSGSTINIVGNCASHYFTNMDLGCFPNGSGTNSIITIQNGANGSPTDIRFVQGEAQQGLTALTVGNSGSDGTHKCFFTNFRFFNNYSDGARVVGSGSDIRFNMCTFDSNGQGASNSINCYDLNWSGSATGSVYLSRYQSNVVALGNVGVQNPVNLASTGQGVPHFLTDFGGSGTTNSNLFTHFPPLVVRTDTAPPSWNGKLTLQSGQASAAILTLINSISTPSVPSAMLQANAAGDKVVGVYVNADSQQRLIIDSNGKLLWGSGSAAGDTNLYRNSAGLLQTDDSLTVSGTMSSPTFVASGLSGATAASRYVGATASGAPTSGTFAVGDFIIDQTANIWICKIAGSPGTWAELTSVNTNSSWQPADSGLASWTCDPFQLQNQGYNPGSGVISGSAFQIRQSTTISKFYVYVQTAGSALTSGQCYGLIYNSSGTLLGYTADQSSNWASVGLNGAGSNTVTLTVASGQSLTLTPGKYWAAVYYNGTSCSFLRGDPTLGPTAVNFGATGSAQRSAQLGTGAGATPPTSITFASGGGPIWFAVS, encoded by the coding sequence ATGGCCAGACTGCCTGATGTTGGAGGAGATTCGGGAAATTGGGGGACCATCCTCAATGACTTTCTTGAAGTTTCCTTGAACCAAGATGGGACAATCCTGCCGAGCGCGCTGCAGAGTGCTGGTGTCATAACACAAGAGACTTCAGCTGCTGGTGATTTATCCGGGACTTACTCTAATCCTGCAGTAACAAAGATTAACGGGGTTGCTATTACTGGAACTCCGAGTAGTGGACAGGTGCTCACTGCGACCAACGGCAGTACGGCTGGGTGGAGTACCTTAGTTGGCACAACTGATTGGATTAATGTCAAACAGTACGGAGCTACAGGAAACGGAACTACAGACGACTCATCGGCAATTGCAAGCGCTCTAGCTGCTGCATCACAGGGACAGACAGTATACCTACCAGCTGGAAGTTACTTGTTTAACGCCAGTACGCTTTTGACAATCGGCACCACCGGGCTTCGGATATCTGGCGATGGGCCAAATGCCACCAAAATCGTTATTGGCCCAACCTTTACTGGCGCTGAAGTAATATCAGTTACCGCAGGCTACTGTGGCATTGAAAACTTATCAATTATAGGTTCTTCGTCGACCATCACTAATAACCCAGTGGCCGATGGCATACTACTGCAAGGTGGGCGAAACTGTCGTGTCTCAAACGTCTTCTTCCAGTACATTAACGGCTGGTGTATAGAGTCGGTGGCAACGAGTGTGAACGCCGGATTTGCCACGATGCTTCGAAGCTTGAGCGGCCTCAATTGTGCTGGGGGTATTCATATCCAGAGCAATACCAATGTTGGCTGGGGGGCGCAGCACTTTTTGTCTGATATCAACTTTCAGCAGATTGGTGCGGCAACAGGTAACTCTGCCAATCTTGATGTCTTTCGATTTCAAGACTGCTATGACATTACGGCCGTCAACTTCAATGCCGCCATAAGTGACGCGTCGAGCGGCTCCACAATTAATATCGTTGGAAACTGCGCAAGTCACTATTTTACGAACATGGACCTCGGCTGTTTCCCAAACGGCAGTGGAACGAATTCAATTATTACCATCCAGAACGGGGCTAACGGATCTCCAACGGATATTCGTTTTGTCCAAGGCGAAGCCCAACAAGGACTGACTGCCCTAACAGTAGGCAACAGCGGTAGTGACGGTACTCACAAATGCTTCTTTACGAACTTCCGATTCTTCAATAACTACTCAGATGGGGCAAGAGTCGTAGGTAGCGGGTCGGATATTAGATTCAACATGTGCACATTTGATAGTAACGGGCAAGGTGCAAGTAACAGTATAAACTGCTATGACCTCAACTGGAGTGGGTCGGCCACTGGGTCCGTCTACCTCTCTAGGTACCAATCGAATGTAGTAGCTCTGGGCAACGTTGGTGTACAGAACCCGGTAAATCTTGCCAGCACTGGACAGGGAGTCCCGCACTTCTTAACCGATTTTGGCGGCTCCGGAACGACAAATTCGAATCTATTTACCCATTTCCCGCCCCTAGTCGTGAGAACTGATACCGCCCCTCCCAGCTGGAATGGGAAACTGACGCTGCAATCAGGACAAGCATCTGCGGCGATTCTTACCTTAATCAACTCGATTTCAACGCCATCGGTTCCTTCTGCGATGCTTCAAGCGAATGCGGCAGGAGACAAAGTGGTTGGCGTGTACGTCAACGCCGACTCCCAGCAAAGACTCATCATTGATTCAAATGGTAAGTTGCTTTGGGGGTCGGGCAGTGCCGCAGGTGATACGAATCTATACAGAAACTCTGCCGGGCTACTCCAGACCGACGACAGTCTGACCGTCTCTGGAACGATGAGCTCACCGACTTTTGTAGCTTCTGGTTTATCTGGTGCAACGGCTGCAAGCCGATATGTAGGTGCAACGGCTTCGGGTGCCCCTACTTCGGGAACGTTTGCAGTCGGTGACTTTATCATTGACCAAACCGCCAATATTTGGATCTGCAAAATTGCCGGAAGTCCAGGGACATGGGCTGAACTTACATCCGTTAATACTAATAGCTCATGGCAACCAGCAGATTCCGGTCTTGCTTCCTGGACGTGCGACCCATTCCAGCTCCAGAACCAAGGCTATAACCCTGGCTCCGGCGTTATCAGCGGTAGCGCCTTTCAAATCCGTCAGTCGACGACAATAAGCAAATTCTATGTGTATGTCCAAACTGCGGGTTCGGCCCTTACCTCCGGACAATGCTACGGCCTAATCTATAATTCGAGTGGCACGTTACTTGGTTACACCGCTGATCAAAGCTCTAATTGGGCGAGTGTCGGGTTGAACGGAGCGGGGAGCAATACGGTAACCCTCACGGTTGCTAGTGGCCAATCACTTACCTTAACGCCTGGGAAATACTGGGCAGCTGTCTATTACAATGGGACTTCTTGCAGCTTTCTGCGTGGTGATCCGACCCTAGGACCTACGGCGGTTAACTTTGGTGCTACGGGTAGCGCACAACGTAGTGCGCAGCTCGGGACCGGAGCAGGCGCAACCCCGCCGACGTCTATAACTTTTGCTTCAGGCGGTGGACCTATCTGGTTTGCGGTAAGTTAG